DNA sequence from the Candidatus Falkowbacteria bacterium genome:
AAGCGCTTCCAAGAAGAATATAACCTATCAGACATCGACGCCGACATCCTGACTCAGGATAAAGCTCTGGCCGATTACGCAGAGAACGTCATCTCCGAGCTCCATGCGCGTCTGCTTGCCGATGGCGTTTCCGGACAAGAACAGAAAGATCGCCTAGCTAAGCTCACCTCCAATTGGCTGGTAAGCGAGCTATTCAAGCATCTGAATAACGATGGCGTCTCGATCAAGGACCTGCATATTACCGCGGAAAACTTCGGTGAGCTCATAGCTCTCTTATTCGAAAATAAGATCAATTCTTCAGCTGGGCAGAAAATCCTGGAACACATGTACCAGAAGGGCGGCGACCCAGAAGATATCATGAAAGAGCTTGGACTTGAACAGCTGGATGACGACGGCCACCTGGAACAGATTGCGCGCGAAATCGTAGTCAAGTTCCCCGGCCAAGTCGAACAGTATAAAGCGGGCAAAGAGCAGCTGCTCCAATTTTTCGTCGGCCAGGCCATGGCCGCGACCAAAGGCAAAGGCAATCCGCCCAAACTCCAGGAATTATTCAAAAACATACTAAGCCACTAACCCTAAAAACTATGTGGAATCCATTCAAACCGAAGGTTTCTGCCATGGAAAAGACCGGATCTGACGGAAAGCCCGAATCCGATCTGACCCCTGAACAGATCAGGAAGGCCAATGAACGTCTTGAAGAGGCCCAAATCGACAAGGAAATCGACAAGGTCGTAAGCGGCATCGGTCCGGCCACCCCGGAAGATCTCAGGGCTGATAACCTGAGGATCATCACCAACATCAATGAAATGCTCAAGCTCTGCTTTGCCGAGTTAGACAAGGTTGGCGGCGACCCCGCGAAACGTCAGGAAGTGAAAGACAGATATGCCAAGCAGATCGCCGCTGAAGTTTCCAGCGTCAAAGATGACGAGAACTATAAGCAAGCTACCGATAATGCCACTATGGTCATGAGTGACCTCGACAGGGCGTAATTGCAATCATCAGAAAAAAAAGAGGGACGGTCTATAAAGACCGTCCTTTTTATAAAAGCATTTCCTTGCCGAAAACGATTCCGCACCTTATGCGGAAAATCCTTACGATCATTCCCTTCTCCAAAATCGGATGCGGAAGATTTATCGTAAGGTAGCAGCCCTTGGCCATGTCACCCGGCCTGATGATATTCCCCTCGGAATCGTTCAATTCCAAGCTGTTGAGCGGACATTCCAGCAACGGAGCGTCCTCGGTAGCTGGCATGAATGCCTTAATGAGATATTCCCTCCTCATCGCGGCTAGATCAACTGGCTCCCTGAAGGTGATTTCGATATCGCCCGGATGCCAATAGGCATGGATAAAAAAATAATCCGGACGGCTGCGGCCGATTGTCTTGACCTCGGTCATGGGACACCAACCTTCTGAGCATAAGCCCGTTTTTCCATAGCAAGTTTCCTCCTTCCTTGGTTTGATAAGGTGCGCGCTAAAAAATACTGAGGGGGGGACCCCCCCTAAAGCAATATTACACCTTATACCCTTTTTACTTGAAAGTCAAACCCTGCTATTTATATAAAATCAGGCCAAGAATCGTCTTATAAAACCGACTGCCTCCTCTTCATTTTCTGCTTTTTCCAGCCAAAATATCTTCCTACCCTGCTTTCCCCAGCGGTTGAACCAAGTCATCTGCTTCTTGGCGAACTGGCGGATGGCGATATTCAGCCGGTCAAACATAGTTTCATGGTCGCATTTTTCTTGGAGGTACTCAGAGATAAAGCGATATTCCAAGCCGAAACCATGGAGCCGCTGCCAAGAAACGCCCTGCGTATGCAGCCGATCGACTTCTGCAACCAAATCCTCATTCTCAAGCCGATCAAGAAGGCGCTGACGTATTTTTTTATCGATTATCTCTTTGCCCGGATTCAGACCCAAGACAAGGCAGTCGTACTTTGGCGGCTTCACGGTCGGCCCTTCGGATTTTGACGCAGAAGAGTTGAGTTCGATGTATCTGATCAAGCGGCGCTTATTTTTTCGATCGCTTTCGTTGACCTTGGCTGCGAACGCCGGATTGGCGGCTTTGAGTTTATCATACAAATCAAGAATGTCGGAATGTTCGAGTTCCTGGCGTAAACCGTCATCCACCCCCACCTCTGCCATGTCATAGTTATCGACTACAGCTTGGAGATAGAGACCGGAACCTCCGACTAAAAATGGTATCTTGCCACGCTTTATGACATCATCAATGGCCGCTTCAGCCAGCTTCTTGTACTGTGCTAAGCTGAAAAGGTCCGTAGGCTCAACTACGTCTATAAGATGATGCTTTACCTCACCATACTCAGCCAAATCCTTGCCGGTACCGACATCCATGCCGCGATAAACCTGACGCGAATCGGCAGAGATGATTTCGCCGTCGAATTCGCGCGCCAACTTGACCGCCAACCTGGTCTTGCCAGAAGAAGTGGGGCCTAAGATGACGATCAATTTATTATTTTGTTCTTCCATTATTTCATGATTAGCTTACCCTGGTAATCGGATCCTCGAGAAGCTTGCCGTCCATGCCGAAGTCACGCGCCTCGACGATTACTACTCGGACGAATTTACCGACCTGATTCGGAGAGCCGCCGATCACTTTTACGGCCGTATTATCCCGGCTGCGTCCGAATACGACGCCTTTCTTTTCGCTTTCGACCAAGACCTCGAGCACCTGTCCGACAAGTCGGCTGTGGTTTTCCGCAGCTGTCTCGCGCAGGATATCGGTCAATACGTCTTCGCGGCGCTTTTTCTCCTCTTTGGAAATATCATCTTCGAACTTGGCTGCTGCCGTATAAGGGCGCGGGCTGTATTGGCCGATATAGATATTGTCGAAACGGGACCAGCGAGCCAAATCAGCCGTGTTATTGAACTGAAGCTCGGTCTCGCCAGGAAAGCCGACGATGATGTCAGTCGAAATGCTGATGTCGGGCATCACTGCCCTGATTTTGCTGATCAGCGCGCGATAATGGGCGTTGGTATATTTCCTATTCATTCTGGACAACACTTCGTCGTCGCCGGCCTGGACTGGCAAATGAAGGAAATGGCAGACCTTGCCGCACTCGGACATCGCGGCGATCAGGTCATCAGACATGTCTTTGGGATGGCTAGTCCAAAAACGAATCCAAAAATTGCCGGGTATATTGTTGACTCTTCGCAATAACTCGCCGAAACCTATCTTTTCTTCATCTTCCGACTTGTAAGAATTGACGTTCTGAGCGATGAGCACTATTTCCTTGAAACCCTGCCTGACCAGATTTCTTGCTTCGTCGAGCACCTCCTCGGCTGGGCGGTAAACTTCGCGGCCGCGGGCATATGGCACGACGCAATAGGTGCAAAAATTGTCACAACCATTGCCAATAGGAACAAAAGCAGAGATTCCTGAATGATATTTAGGAATCACCTTCAGATAGTCATCGGGACGCTGCCTCAAGTTGTGCGCCTCGCGCAGGAAGTCGGCCATCTTGACTAAATCCTTGATCGGCAGCCAGAAATCGACAACGCCTTCGAGTCGCTTCTGCACGTCTGGCCTGCCGGACAAGCAGCCGGTAATGACTACCCTGACCGACGTATTCTCTTTCTTGATGCGCGGTATCAACCCGTAAATACGGTCTTCGGCCGATTGCCGGACGCCGCAGGTGTTGATGATGACCAGATCGGCTTTTTTACGATCTGCCACTTCGGCATAACCCAGATCTTCCAAAAAGCTGGCCATACGCTCAGAGTCAGACTTGTTCATCTGACAGCCGATCGTTATGATATGATAAGTCTTGTTCTGCATCAGATTACTGTAAGTTGCTGGTCTTTTCCTGTATTTCTTTGATGAAATCCGGCTTAGCCACCTCCCTGGTCTCGCGCGAACCGCGATCGCGTACGGCCAGGTTCTGAGAGTTCATCTCCTGGTCGCCGATTACGAGAATATATGGCACCTTTTCAGCCACGGCCTTGCGAGTTTTGTTGCCGACAGTCTCGTTGTGGTCATCCACCACCGCCCTGATGCCTTGGGATTTGAACTCCCCTGCTAAGGCATGGCAGAATCCGACATGAGCTTCGCCTACGGAAATGATCTTGACCTGGGCCGGGGACAGCCAAACCGGGAACGAGCCGGCATAATGCTCGATAATGATGCCCATGAAACGCTCCATGGAGCCAAGAATGGCGCGATGAATAACTACGGGGGTCTGTCCGCTGCCATCCGGAGCCACATACTTCAAGTCGAAGCGACGAGGCAACTGAAAGTCCAACTGAATCGTAGCAAGCTGCCATTGCCGGCCGATGGCATCTTTGATTTTAACGTCTATTTTCGGGCCGTAAAAAGCACCGTCGCCATCATTGATCTTGTACTCTAGCCCGGCTTGATCCAACGCCGTTTTAAGATTATTTTCGGCCAGATCCCACATTGCTTTCTCGCCCAAGAAGCTCTCCGGACGGGTAGAGAGATGGATTTCGTCTATGTCCAAATTGAAAACCTGGTAAATCTTCTTTATTTTTTCGAGCAACGTCAATATTTCGGAAAGTATCTGCTCCTCGGTGGCGAAAATGTGGCTATCATCCTGTGACAAGCTGCGCACGCGGGTCAGGCCATGAAGCGTGCCCGATTTCTCATTACGATACAATGTCGTAGTCTCAGCCAACCGCAGCGGCAGTTCACGATAAGAATGGATATCGCGCTTGAACACGAGCATGTGCGCCGGGCAATTCATGGGCTTGACTCCTAAATCGACATCATCTTCAGTGTGATGCATGCAGAACATATCATCCTGATAGTGCTCCCAGTGGCCGGAAATCTTCCACAATTCAGAATTGAGAATCTGAGGGGTCCGGACTTCGCGATAACCATCGCCGTATGAATATTCACGCACGAACTTAGTCAGTTCGATCAGCATAGTCATGCCGTTGGGCAAGAAAAAAGGCATGCCTGGCGCGACGTCATGCATCATGAATAAATCCTGCTCTTTACCCAGTTTGCGATGGTCGCGTTTTTCCGCCTCAGCCAAAAGGCGCAGGTATTCATCCAGATCATCTTTGGTTGCGAAACCGACACCGTAGATGCGCGTCAGCATCTTATTCTTCTCGTCGCCGCGCCAATAAGCGCCGGCCAACTTGGTCAGCTTGAAGCTGCCTGGCTTGACCTTGTTCGTGCCCTCGATGTGCGGCCCCTTACAGAGATCTTCGAACAAGACCTTGTCCCCTTGCTTCAGCGCATAAAAGCTGACTCCGGTCTCACCTTTGGTTTTCAGGTCTTCAATCAGCTCCTGTTTGTAGGGCTGGCCTTCTGATTTCGCCTTGGCAATCGCTTCGTCAATGGCCGATTCAGAACGCTCAAACTTCAGATTCTGCTTAGCCAGATAGGCCATCTTCTTCTCAATAGCCGGAAGGTCGGTGTCACTGATCTTAGTCTCACCGAAATCGATATCATAATAAAAACCGTTCTCGATCGCCGGACCGATGGCTAATTTAACCTCGGGGTATAGTTCTTTGACTGCCGTGGCAAGCACGTGGGCTAGCGAATGGCGCAGCATTTCCAAATTCTCTTCTGGCATAATATTTGTGATTAGTATTTTAGTTAAATGCAGTTCTCATGTCACTCCTATCGGAGCTGACAGAGAACTCAACGACTCACACGTCGTTGACCTTGGTCCTTGCGAACCCTGCGGAGAAGTTCTTGGGGCTGTTTTCCTTGGTCCTTGCGGACCCTGCGGAGAACCGACTGCTCACCCGCAGTCGTCACCAGCAGTCGAATAAAAAAATCCCGTCCTTATAACCCAACAAAAGTTAGGCTATCAGGACGAGATTATCTCGCGGTTCCACCTGATTTCTTGTCCGCCTTGGGCGGGTCCGCCAAAAACAAACAAGCGCTTTTTGTTCTTGAAACTAGCTTAGTTATTTATAATATAGCTAATATTAGCTATAATCTGCTTGGTAGACAGATCAATCGCCGCTTCAAGTATTTCTATTTTAACATAATGATAAGCCTCGTCAAGCCGAAACTAGCGCGCCACCTCGACTTTGATGCGCTTGTCAGTAATCGGAGCCTTGTTGATAAAGCTCGGGCTGAACTTGATTTCGTATTTCTCTACCTCTGGCAAACTTCCCAAATAGCTTTCTAGCTGGGCTTTAGTCAGTCCGACCAGCTTTGTCTTGTCGATCACGGCATCGTTTTTGGTGATGACATCGCCCTCGAAAGCGACGTTGATGCTAGCGATATTCTGTTTGACATCGACATTGGACAGGCCATAAGTCAATTTGTTCTCATTGAAGTTGACCAAGGTCTTATTATCACCGAGATAAGCGCCGAGCTTGTCTTTGGCCAGCTGCTTGATCTTGTCATCGCTGAAAGCGACGATTGAGACGACTCCCTTGACTTTGACATTAATCTTTTCCCTCTCATCGCCAGCCTTGCCGTCGGCTTCGAATGTTATGGAGTTGTCATCAAGCTTGTACAGGAATTGATTGAACTTGTTTTTCTCATCTGGAGAAAGCTGGTTTTCTGCCTGCTTGGCCAAGGTCAGCTTCAGTTCTTCGACTGCCTTATCGATATCGCTCTGATCGACTATCTTCGTCGCCTTTTCCTGATAAACGGTCGCCTCCTTGTTTTCGGCATAAATCTTATCCTGAAGACCGGCCCAGAGCCCTGGTATGGTGAACTTGGTCGGCTGGACAACGTTTTCTGCCTTTTGTTCGTCGGCATATATCGCCACATCGATCGAGCCGCTGGCTGGTACCGTTACCGTATCCTTGATGCGATAAAGTTTGCCGTCTGCCGAGAGAAGCCGGGTGGTCGCAACCAGTGGCTGGCTCTCATTGTAATTATTAACGATCGTGGCCTTACCGATCAACTCTTCGCCACTGACCAGTTTGCCCGTGGTTTCGACTTCCTTGGACTGTTCGATGCCGGCTTGGCGGACCAGCCCGGCCACGCCGCTATCCTTGACGGCAGCGTCGCCGTTATAGATGTCGGCTACCAG
Encoded proteins:
- the miaA gene encoding tRNA (adenosine(37)-N6)-dimethylallyltransferase MiaA, which encodes MEEQNNKLIVILGPTSSGKTRLAVKLAREFDGEIISADSRQVYRGMDVGTGKDLAEYGEVKHHLIDVVEPTDLFSLAQYKKLAEAAIDDVIKRGKIPFLVGGSGLYLQAVVDNYDMAEVGVDDGLRQELEHSDILDLYDKLKAANPAFAAKVNESDRKNKRRLIRYIELNSSASKSEGPTVKPPKYDCLVLGLNPGKEIIDKKIRQRLLDRLENEDLVAEVDRLHTQGVSWQRLHGFGLEYRFISEYLQEKCDHETMFDRLNIAIRQFAKKQMTWFNRWGKQGRKIFWLEKAENEEEAVGFIRRFLA
- the miaB gene encoding tRNA (N6-isopentenyl adenosine(37)-C2)-methylthiotransferase MiaB, which codes for MQNKTYHIITIGCQMNKSDSERMASFLEDLGYAEVADRKKADLVIINTCGVRQSAEDRIYGLIPRIKKENTSVRVVITGCLSGRPDVQKRLEGVVDFWLPIKDLVKMADFLREAHNLRQRPDDYLKVIPKYHSGISAFVPIGNGCDNFCTYCVVPYARGREVYRPAEEVLDEARNLVRQGFKEIVLIAQNVNSYKSEDEEKIGFGELLRRVNNIPGNFWIRFWTSHPKDMSDDLIAAMSECGKVCHFLHLPVQAGDDEVLSRMNRKYTNAHYRALISKIRAVMPDISISTDIIVGFPGETELQFNNTADLARWSRFDNIYIGQYSPRPYTAAAKFEDDISKEEKKRREDVLTDILRETAAENHSRLVGQVLEVLVESEKKGVVFGRSRDNTAVKVIGGSPNQVGKFVRVVIVEARDFGMDGKLLEDPITRVS
- the thrS gene encoding threonine--tRNA ligase; this encodes MPEENLEMLRHSLAHVLATAVKELYPEVKLAIGPAIENGFYYDIDFGETKISDTDLPAIEKKMAYLAKQNLKFERSESAIDEAIAKAKSEGQPYKQELIEDLKTKGETGVSFYALKQGDKVLFEDLCKGPHIEGTNKVKPGSFKLTKLAGAYWRGDEKNKMLTRIYGVGFATKDDLDEYLRLLAEAEKRDHRKLGKEQDLFMMHDVAPGMPFFLPNGMTMLIELTKFVREYSYGDGYREVRTPQILNSELWKISGHWEHYQDDMFCMHHTEDDVDLGVKPMNCPAHMLVFKRDIHSYRELPLRLAETTTLYRNEKSGTLHGLTRVRSLSQDDSHIFATEEQILSEILTLLEKIKKIYQVFNLDIDEIHLSTRPESFLGEKAMWDLAENNLKTALDQAGLEYKINDGDGAFYGPKIDVKIKDAIGRQWQLATIQLDFQLPRRFDLKYVAPDGSGQTPVVIHRAILGSMERFMGIIIEHYAGSFPVWLSPAQVKIISVGEAHVGFCHALAGEFKSQGIRAVVDDHNETVGNKTRKAVAEKVPYILVIGDQEMNSQNLAVRDRGSRETREVAKPDFIKEIQEKTSNLQ